Within Acanthochromis polyacanthus isolate Apoly-LR-REF ecotype Palm Island chromosome 3, KAUST_Apoly_ChrSc, whole genome shotgun sequence, the genomic segment TAGACCTTTGACTTTTTCATCATGTCGCTGTGTCCTCAGTCAGCAGttactttcattcatgtgttgTTATTAGAGACATAAATGAATCAGGACCTAAGAGTGTATTAAACCAGGAGAATCACTTTGCCCTCTCAACCCTGAACCATATCTGGgcattctgtttttttgctgttttttgtttctaaacaAACAACATGCTTTTCAAATGAGTCATCATGTTTCAGAAGGTTAACTCATGTTTATCAGGCTTACTGCAACATGACCTAGAAGAATCGATCAAAAGTCAAGAAGGCACCATCTGTctaatttttgcatcatttctgtgATTTGTGTCGGTATATTTGTCATAATGTTGCCTCCTGCTCGTCTTTCCTTAGAGCTCTGATTGCTGGTGGCGGTGCTCCTGAGATCGAGCTGGCTGTGCGTTTGGCAGAATATTCCCGCACCCTGGGTGGTATGGAGGCTTACTGCGTGCGGGCGTATGGCGACGCCCTGGAGGTCATCCCCTCAACGCTCGCTGAGAATGCCGGCCTGAACCCCATCTCCACTGTGACGGAGCTCCGCAACAGACATGCACAGGGAGACAAGATGGCCGGCATCAACGTCCGCAAGGTGCTTTAGCTCTTCTTTGTCTCATTGATTACATGACATGGCTTCAGTCAACAACTGCTGAAACAAaagaagcactcagagagcgcagtactccaccaagactgttcattcccccatacggcattgtcagaaagtgcagctttttttttttttaataaatgcagcatttgtctattagttattgatgatcatgaatcacggcaccatagaacatgtccatttaatatagatgtacccacaaaccaaatgaccttgtgctgagtacaggtgtgtgtcatgcatgtgtacgtCATGTACGGATATTGAATCACGTGACCCAAATATGcagcaggcggcgggaattgatgggactcagaaacaccctcacaatttaatcaattcatcctcgtatgatttccaatggataagtcctcagtggtggatttgtagtaggatcacaatcatgtgatcgtcagcaggcagctgatgtagtgttcacttgttgtcatggttacaatgacgctgtgccgctatctcaccgtgatacaaaaatctttaacaaatccttggatccagactaaaagctgcttcactgccaaaatctaatcacctggtctttgtgtcatttctgaccttccctgaaaacttccttcaaatccattagtctgtttttgagtaaagttgctaacagacagactgacagatgaACGTTCACTTGTCATCACATAACTCGCTGCCTTCCTTGGCGATCCtgactttactgtcatttttcagaCCAAACTATAATTTCATTGGAAAAATAGACACATTACTGAGAATAAGATAAGTTGTACCTGTGAGCATGTACATGATGTTAGTGATAATACTATACTGATGCAGCTGAAGGTAAAATGATGCATTCAGTAAACACAATCCCATGAGATGTTTTCATTTGCTGTGACTGATTGAATTTTCCTGCTTTTGTGTCTAACAGGGAGGAATCTCCAACATCCTGGAGGAGCTGGTGGTGCAGCCTCTCCTGGTTTCCATCAGTGCTCTGACGTTGGCCACAGAGACGGTCCGCAGCATCCTCAAGATCGACGATGTGGTGAGACTCAACACCCCAAACTATGGGTtccgttttttaaaaatacctttatttttaactgtataCAGGTCTGAGTGAAGTAAATGACGTTTTTaaccttgttttgttttgttccaggTGAACACCCGGTAAGTCCATCCAGTGAGTTCTGTCAGTAAGCCTGCTCGTACTGCGAGGGATCAGAGGACTCTGTCGACGTCAGTCTGTTCAGATTTCCGCTGTAGTTGTTACGTTGCCTAATTTAATAAAcaaaggctgttttttttttgttgacactCCAGCTGTTGCAcgtgtgatttatttattttttaccataAAAACTTCAACATCAGCTTTGTGGCTTGTTATACAGTCATTAATAATCTGTCTTAAGTTTGTGTCTTAGTTTTATTTCAGATGgtttgtaaatgttattttttaaaatcaaaaagtaCGCAGCGTCTTTTTAAATGTACCTTTTAATTTAACTCGGCTTATGGCAGTATAATGATGTTACAGATCGCTGCCATTTGTCTGAGCAGCCAACTGAAACTTTCAAGAATAAACTTAAGACAAGCAAATGTAGCTGAAAGTGGAAAACTTTTAAACCTTTTTGTGCTTAACAAATGGAAGCAGCTAAAATGCCATGAAACTGACAAAGTCAAGTTTGCCCAAAAGATCATGCAGAAGGTCTTGACTGAGTTACATCAGgatttcttattttacagagATGAATAGAACAGACTCGTATGCACTGGATTTGCTTTAATACTTGATCATAACGGGCTGAAATTCTTTCCATTGGTTTGTGAAGTACGTGCTTGTGGCAGCACCTATGTTAGGTTATGTTTGAAATGACTTGTGAGCCTTATTTTCAAACATGACCTTAACATATCAGCCAAGATTAATAATGACTTGACAATTAGTCATTGAATTCATGGTCAATTTCCTGCTAAAGCTCAGCAGAGATTTTTGACTGAATCTGCCCATTTATGACAGAGTTCAGTTTTTTCTGTAAAGCTGTACTGgtgtagcctagccacgctagacccatgtttctgacggcacaagggtctagggaagctcgacagggagggaggcggctaaaaggttgtctatcaaacccctctgcagcaattgagtaggtatacaaccaatcaacacaacaaataggctgacgtagttcctagagcaccggcagattgtggctaagtcccattagccaTAGATAtaccattagcttcccaaccagcggagccaactggtatattaaggatttgccatatcccgtcggcataagtccaaatacgtctttcttctcaatgaaacacttcagtgccgtcctttgtttatctttcaagttgaattttagcttcaaatctttaagggctgtggccaaagcccagtcgaaagataactgtttattgtgcgcaggttgtttctgtcagaatcgttgcgcctctgtcatcacttagttacgcccgccttctgactctacacttcatggtgattcgtccggccagttttaggagaatccagcctcgagccttatggagggtaactagacccaccctggcagagaatagaccctgtgcacgtcaaaaatgctaacttccggGTTCTGACCGGAGGGGCTTACAGGTCCTTCCGGAGGCTATTACGCAGCATGgataacatggaatcaaaaaagaaaaacactgttttctcggcaaaacaaaaaatcagatttcagcgtgttcaaggtcgatatgggaggtactgtagtgtaccattatgttcGGCTTTTGGTGTTTATAACAGTTCTATAAGCCTTCACCATTTTCCAAAAGACCGGCATTTGCGGGCTCAGtggattgccaaaattagacgaaaaaaaatgtttcacactgagctgaggatcgggaatattagtgcatagtcactgatcaaacagcaaatatctgataaactataacaacaatccgtgcactcttcaatcatttgttattccgtttttacatctaatcaaatatagaggaaatccaagcatttgtcattttgttcaaacaaaactacaaatataaaatgtcttgctgaactcgactaaccctttaagctgcagtcaattccagccactttcagtacaaaaaatcgctaacattctatttgtaaataaaaatatgacgagaaatacagggaatattagatgcgcatcgcgaggtgcatttccttgaaaacgacctattcgtggagtatataccgacttcaagacatgttttggacaaaatatgttactggcttgtttagtctggatgtccaaggttggattatggccgttttttgtggaatattttcatccgtgtgtaataatgaacccggaaatgtgggtcgcgctgtgtacgttgaagccgtgtatagagaacggatggatggatattcgttgtttgttggacaaatgtgtttatattacccgctgtggtaatcacatctgaaagttgtttataccggcggattcatgagaatctaagctttccatcggcgtatagtgtttgtataatcgcgtttgcagtttcagacgtttagcaaattgcttatgcagatctcaaagtgtaccgcagatgggacactgaagcgcaacgggctaagtaccaaagactaacgtgtaaagtggattctagtagctaactaagcaaaaaatagtaatatataaatactggaaaataaaatgataaggtacatgtttggcaagccctacagttaagctagcgctagttatgtaggatgcgatgccacttaccttcaaagttatatatgtactgggatatataaaatttgaatccctTTTCCCGTTTGCTTTAAGGAGCTGACGCAAAATCATCATCGATACGATAAACATcgtcaacagaaattttaggcaagttgcctaggcatctggaaaagtaaagtgtacTGCTGGCTTCTTCCATTCTGACAGCGCTGTAAGCAGGACCGGAAGTAACTGTAGCACCCGGAGTTTTTCAACCGGAACTAGCACATGCTATcgtgcacagggtctattaaattcgttgccgtgggttgtctagcgcggctaggctagtactGGTGTTGATTtgtaaaaaagtataaaaagtaGGCGGCACTTAAGCATTTACATGATGCAATATCTGTTGGGTAATGCAGACTGGTGGCACAGTGAGATTAGTCACAAAGagcattaaatgaaaaattgcttttggaatgctttttttaaccttttaactTCCAAAGTGTTTACAATATGTTTCTTTtacccacgcacacacacgaaCCAATGGATGCAGAATAAAACTAcggaatttttctttttaactacAAGAAAAGTATTGAGTAACTTTCCGGGTGCctttttagaatgttttttcAGAGGAACATTGTGCAAAAATTATACTGTAGGTGGCATCAATTTGGGAGGATGGCTATTCTGGCTGTAGTTAGTGGTCCTATGGCTCATTCTACACCTCCTGACTACTGCTCCAACTGTGTTTCCACAAACTTTTGGTTGGTCATTGATCTTCCTATGCAATTTTCCATCAGTTAGATTTTTTAGGTCTTCGGTAATTGTTTTCCATGTAGAGGCATGATGCAGGCATGGAAATAGACACATCAAATGGGTCCAAAGCTGAGTAAGTTGCAGTGTTCACAGGTCATTGAAATAACCAGGTTCATGCTGTAacactgattggaaatctcagctgtatttcttttaatgtcagtgacctcactttttcaaatttgtgtcAATGATCACAGGATGCTACCTTAAAGCCTGCATTTTCCAATTTGTCTTCTCAAataatttcttttgtttgttcacATGAGCTATCACTATTACTGTCCCGCTCATAAATAATGCAGTTATTATAAGAAGAtaacattttgaatcatttaaagtCTATTTACCGTTGTTGTTACTGTAAAATTTCTCGTATTTTCAGTTGTTTACGATACTTTTAATTTGAATGAAACCCGCACATGTCATTCAATGCCACCCTCCGTCACTTCCTTTCCAGCCAAGACTCTCCGTTGCTAAGCAGCAGCTCACCTGTTGCCTGGTTACCGACGAACGCAGCGGTTCTCTGTATTAACTCTGCTGAGTTAACTTCCTCTGTACCTTTTAGATAACCATAACTCATTAAACCTGTTGTTAGTTGTTCGAAGCCATGGCGAATGCCCACCGGACAAACGTTCTGGTGACGTCGTGTTTGAAAACGCCGGTAGACCCGCACACCAAAGTGCCTTTAGCTTCGTACGAGCGGGAGAGAGTCCTGCCGTACACGGCTACGGGTCACATGGACAACCGGGACTACGAGAAGGAGGTAAAGACGATAAAAGTAACTTTACTGAGTGTGAATGTTGGTGTGTAGAGCCAGAGGATCCATGATAAACCCAGATTTTTGTTTAGAACACATTAAAGTGATCCTGACGTCTACTTTTACGGATGCGAATGAGCTCCAACCTGCTAAGTATTCCGACACGCATGCTGACTTAAAGTAACGTTATTTAGAGGTGGATTACTGTGACCCAAAAAGACTTCTTAGCAATGCAGACATAGACAACGATTAACAAGTTTAAAGGGTTTTAACTCCTTATTACAATACTGCCTGTctgaaatacagatttttgatttaagattttttttcttccatgtgTTCCACACTAAGAAGATTTACAATCCAATAGTTCAGCCAGTATGATCTTTAATCTGTTTGTCAAGTAAACCTGACACACTTTCCGATCTTGTCCAGTCAACCTGTTGATGACAGTTTTAGGTCAGTGTGTGTTGCGGAAGGGATTTATTTGATCTGTATAATTTGTTTACCTGACTATTTTTGGACTTCCGTCTTGACTAGATTACCAGACGTCTCATTCAGTTTATAATCCCCAACACTTATTTTTCCTCTGGACAGCACCACTGCTGTCCTTCCAAGCAGCATCTTGTAGCAGTTGTCCCGCTTCATGATAATGTGAGCTTTGATATAGCCAGACACCTGGCTGATGGTGTGTGTGAGTTAAAGTGTTTTATGGTCAGCTGTCCTTTGTGCTCCACCATATGGCACGATAATAGGCTTAATCCTGAGTGCTGCTGAGCATGGCTGCTCTCTGCAGAAGCCATGGGGGTTAAAGCCAACATCTTGTAGCTACATTAAAATATCTGACCGCTTCAAATCaagtatgtatttttttcaagctACCTCTCATATCATATTCAAAATATAACGTGTGAGTCAAACTATGTACTGTTTAGTTGCTTAAGATTCAGATTAAAGACGACCACTGGTTgtgatttgacatttttgtgaactTTGCCCATTTTAGTTGGAGTATGAGGACTCAGGCTCTGATTTCTGTGATGAGGACTATCAGGGGAAGGGTGGACATCACATGGTAGCCGGCTACAGAGCAGCAGGAGACCGCCTCGACCTGAGTGAAATCTTTTTCTCCAATGAGGAGTACTACAGCaagctggaggagctgaagaaggcCCACCTGCGGACAATGGCTGAGCTGGAGAGCATGTATCGGCAAAAGCTGCAGCTCAAATCCATGGAGCCTTTTGACATGACAAAGCTGGATACGGGGCACAGGTGGGTGACTTTTGGCAGGCGTTATACGAGGAACTCAAAATTTATTGTCTTGAGTTCATTTTCTCTCTAGTATTCTATGGTTTTAATAGACATAATACAACAAACAATAGTGATCTTAATCCTTTATTCACTATGGGGGATGTTATCTCCATATTTAGTAACACAAAAGGTCATttccacaaaatgacagaaagaaacaaTTTTTTATTCACTGCCAGTATTATGTAACTATGTACAAACtatgttcttttgttttatgtgtccTTGACTTTTAGACCTCTTCCATGTCTGCTGCCATCCCAGTATAATggaagtaaaacaaataatgctGTGCAGCTAAAAGCTCTTTTACTTTGGAAAAGCCACAAGCCAGGAACAGCCAAAGGACTATTTCAGTTGTTTACTCCAAACTGTTGGCAGCACAAATTGAATCTCTGTCAGGAATATCTCAAATCAGCAGCCAATAGAAAGTAAGATGTATGGAGGCACATATTttttcagcaagtgaaaaaaCTTTGTGTGAACCGATCCCTTAAAACATTCTAAAGCTGTCAGATGCGCTGACCAGAGTGACGGTTCTGACCTGACAGTTTggagacaacaaaacaacgttGAGAAAtacaaatcactttattttacaccAAATCTTCTATTATTAGGTGTAACTAGAGTTGAAATTATTACTGAAACAATTGTGAATTGGCAGCTGATTTATTAATTGTTTGAATCATTTGTCATAAAACTAATTGCCTAAACttcatttgctgttttatgtTAGTGTGAATGAAATATCTATGGATTTTGGACTGCTGATTAGACATGATCAACATtctaaatatgaatatttgaAATCTGAGAAATTGTCACAGTTCTCTCTGACActttagaaacaaaatgaccaaaattgagGAGAATAATTGACAAATGAATGCGTACAGAGAATAGCTTTATTATTCAAGCTTTTATTATGTATTGGAATTTACCAGATTACTGTCTGACATAATGTATGTCTTTAAAAGAacaattaaacaattaatttcaTTGTGATGTTTTGACACTGAGATATAAGATTCTTATAttaacagtcattttttatttggtttgctttttgttggtttgtcttctttgttgttAGGTTGCAGTGGGCAAATAGCGGCCCAGCAGCCTCATGCCATCGCCTGAGGAAATCACACTctgctgttgaactcaggtggaGCTCTGGACAGTCAGACTCTTCAGATGAGGATGAAGCTGCCAGTAACGATGTAGAGAAAGGTCTGCTTTTTTCTCCCAAAGAGCACATCAAGAACATGTGGAGGGACTTTAAACTGTCCCCTTATAGTCGCCGCCTGTCCTCCTCTTCACTGCACAGCCTACCAGGAGGCCAGAGGAGATCAcgaaagaggaaagaaaagaagaggccGGGGAATAAAGATGGTGAACAGGAGCATTGGAAACACAGAGTGACCATCCCAAGACCTTTCCAGATGACGCTGCGTGAGGCTGAAAGGCGGAAGCATGGTGTAAAGACACGTTCAGAGATCGAACTGGAGAATAGAGAGCTGCGAAGGCAGCTAGAGGAACTGACAGAGTGCCAGAGGAAGTTCCGTGCTAGTCCTGTACCTGCACATGTTCACCTCCCGCTTTATGAAGAGCTACAGGGACGGAATGAGGAACGACTGCGAACAATGAGAGAGCGACAAGAGCAGCATCTTCGAACCGTCCAGAAGCCCTTTAGCTTCCTCGAGAGGGAGCGACTAAAGAAGGAGCAGAAACAGCTACGTGACCAACAACTCTCCGACCAGCAgaaagttaaaccattcaagGCCAAGCCCGTGCCTAAGTCTGTGTATGCAGCAGCATCAGGGGAGCAGATGAAGGAGGAGCAGCTCTATCGGTCTATCAAGATACAGATGAGGGCTCAGGAGATGCTCCACAGTGCTTCAATGCCTCCCAGCATGCTCACACGGCGACTCAGTGAGCGTAAGAAGGCTAAAGAAGGCAGCGCTTCAGCTGGAGGGGAGGACAGCTTCTCACACAGACCACAGATAAACAAAGAGGTACCTGATTTTGATGCCAGTTACAGACGCTTCCAGAAGCACCTGGAAAAACGAAAGGAGGTCAAGCCCACAACTGCATGTGAACCCTTTGAACTGAAGACGTCACAGATCTCCTCACACCGAGACCGCATCCTGGCTGACATTGAGAAGGAGCAGAGCAGCCCTCAGATGCTGCGCTGGCCGTACATCAGCTCCGGACCAGTTCGGACACCAAACTCAAGCCTCTGCTCATCCCTCTCAGGCAGCCTGGAGCTAATTCCGGCCAAAGCTACAGATGCCACTAAAAAACGCCATGAGGCCGTGAGGTACCATCTTATGACCTCAAAACCTTCCACCATTATAGTTTACATAGAGAAACCCTCAGAACTCAAATGTCCTGTTTAGACATAGTGAGATCAACAATTTCCTCCTGTGTTTGAACTCCATTAAGACGGAACTCTTGGCTCAACTCCTTTTCCCAATAACCCCAGCAGTGTGCTTACAACCCACCATCCACTTCAAAACAGTCCTCTAGCCCACTGTAGCACCCCAGTGCTCCACTGTCCACCCATCCCAGCCATAGTTCCCTCCTTCAAACCTTCCTCCATCTGTGACCAAGTTATCTTCCTGAATAGAAAGGTCCTGGAGCAGAGGAAGagggct encodes:
- the fam161a gene encoding protein FAM161A isoform X2 yields the protein MANAHRTNVLVTSCLKTPVDPHTKVPLASYERERVLPYTATGHMDNRDYEKELEYEDSGSDFCDEDYQGKGGHHMVAGYRAAGDRLDLSEIFFSNEEYYSKLEELKKAHLRTMAELESMYRQKLQLKSMEPFDMTKLDTGHRLQWANSGPAASCHRLRKSHSAVELRWSSGQSDSSDEDEAASNDVEKGLLFSPKEHIKNMWRDFKLSPYSRRLSSSSLHSLPGGQRRSRKRKEKKRPGNKDGEQEHWKHRVTIPRPFQMTLREAERRKHGVKTRSEIELENRELRRQLEELTECQRKFRASPVPAHVHLPLYEELQGRNEERLRTMRERQEQHLRTVQKPFSFLERERLKKEQKQLRDQQLSDQQKVKPFKAKPVPKSVYAAASGEQMKEEQLYRSIKIQMRAQEMLHSASMPPSMLTRRLSERKKAKEGSASAGGEDSFSHRPQINKEVPDFDASYRRFQKHLEKRKEVKPTTACEPFELKTSQISSHRDRILADIEKEQSSPQMLRWPYISSGPVRTPNSSLCSSLSGSLELIPAKATDATKKRHEAVRKVLEQRKRAEEEEERWRESQKQKEKRLQRVVLKRAQANDTHLALSQTHQSKLKDFRKQDFQRRREYQLEIKEMQQRVKGRPLLLEQVAQNAKHAAEKRYTKALHGCDVTEEFISSKAAKSGSARRTSPSSDSKQSDLEEMDAGHEPVHYRKVFLDDEDMDDEGKSEEGRDREVESDVDATGHHTARDSHGDDHHYSDESYHYSDDHENYSDDSEHEADAKQQEARA
- the fam161a gene encoding protein FAM161A isoform X1 — protein: MANAHRTNVLVTSCLKTPVDPHTKVPLASYERERVLPYTATGHMDNRDYEKELEYEDSGSDFCDEDYQGKGGHHMVAGYRAAGDRLDLSEIFFSNEEYYSKLEELKKAHLRTMAELESMYRQKLQLKSMEPFDMTKLDTGHRLQWANSGPAASCHRLRKSHSAVELRWSSGQSDSSDEDEAASNDVEKGLLFSPKEHIKNMWRDFKLSPYSRRLSSSSLHSLPGGQRRSRKRKEKKRPGNKDGEQEHWKHRVTIPRPFQMTLREAERRKHGVKTRSEIELENRELRRQLEELTECQRKFRASPVPAHVHLPLYEELQGRNEERLRTMRERQEQHLRTVQKPFSFLERERLKKEQKQLRDQQLSDQQKVKPFKAKPVPKSVYAAASGEQMKEEQLYRSIKIQMRAQEMLHSASMPPSMLTRRLSERKKAKEGSASAGGEDSFSHRPQINKEVPDFDASYRRFQKHLEKRKEVKPTTACEPFELKTSQISSHRDRILADIEKEQSSPQMLRWPYISSGPVRTPNSSLCSSLSGSLELIPAKATDATKKRHEAVRKVLEQRKRAEEEEERWRESQKQKEKRLQRVVLKRAQANDTHLALSQTHQSKLKDFRKQDFQRRREYQLEIKEMQQRVKGRPLLLEQVAQKNAKHAAEKRYTKALHGCDVTEEFISSKAAKSGSARRTSPSSDSKQSDLEEMDAGHEPVHYRKVFLDDEDMDDEGKSEEGRDREVESDVDATGHHTARDSHGDDHHYSDESYHYSDDHENYSDDSEHEADAKQQEARA